The genomic region gagattactttgcattttattgtcatttgtttcatttaatatttagtcctttcagatggaaaacatttatacatataaatgatgcgatccaaagtgcatttgaacagcggtgaaacactttcttatgatgtgttacattcatacgagcagacagagaagtttgaagtacgtttggagcagaagaaatagaaataaaccttgtgtaaattatcagctttacactaagctaaaatgctatttctagacattttacatgcacatgttaccaggcacgatcatatttttttatcaagaaaattaacgattggatcataatttctttttttctagtaagacctttgatattagggcaaaaatcatattcttgataataatttttgtattgctttcctgtaaaaatatctaaaaatccttaaaacaagatcagtttgatttatcttgttttagaaacaacactgcataagatatttcggtttttcagataatatatttttaacgtgtattttgtcttaatgtactggtagagtttttatagtcaaaacaagtgaaaaaatctaccagtgctgaagaagtaatccaaagtatttagaatacgttactgaccttgagtaatctaacagaatacattacaaattacattttacagcatgtattctgtaatctgtagtggaatacatttcaaaagtaacccttccaaccctgtatatatatatatatatatatatatatatatatatatatatatataaggtttattgatttaattttgttaaacagtacacaattcaatttgaattaattttataatatattaatatttaaatcttaaaaaatatactttttttgagTGTTCTAATAACTCTTGTTCAATTAACCTTACCTTTATACTGTATTCTTCTTTGCCTAATTTTCTGATaattcatacaatgaaaataactAAAAAGTGGCAAGGAACCTGCAGCTCTCACCTTAACGAGCTATTTTCTACAGTATCAAATCCTTATgatgttaaaataatatttaacatcactgaattaacctgaatacattagttttgtgtaacctaatgtattcagattaattcagtgatgttaaatattattttttacttgagtaaaaccagttcatttagatgttaccacatgaagcacatttttaggttaacttttttcttctgtgtaaaatgtgctaaaatgtgcttttttttctatttaaaatgtttgGTAAAATCTAAATGATCtgtctttattcaagtcaaaaaggTTATTTAATATCACTCCGAATACATTACAGTTACttcaacaaaactcattttaaggattagatcaggcagaaatagctctttaaggtaacaaaaacacttttttgcagtgtaatcaTATTCTGCgcagttatttaaaaaattattttacactattgttttattttatttgttaatgcTACTGGTTAAGCCTACTTTAATAACACTATCGTTGTTTCACTTATTTTGCATTGCATCGGCAACAAATGTATAGTTCTTTTCAACTTAAAGCACAGGGAAATTGAATAAGCTTGTGTTGCACACCGTCAGATAAAAACTAAGCTCtaaattaaaaatgtgcttttgttGATGCTAGTTGGTTCAGTTCAATGAAAGTGTTTAATTGGTTATGGTTATATTTAATAGGCGACAGTTCAGATGGTGAATGTAAGATTAGAGCTTTTTGGCAACAGTGTAATCAATACAGTTCTGCCAAAGTCAAGCAAAACAACTGACATTCAATGTGATTGTGTTTTAGGTCTCATCCTCCTATTTTACCTGGTCTTCTATGGCTTCTTGACTGTAATGTTTACTTTCACTATGTGGGCAATGCTTCAGACGCTGAATGAAAACACACCCAAGTATCGAGATCGTGTTGCATCCCCAGGTGAGCTCTTCAATATGCAGGTCAATGGACTGTGTTCATAACACAGTTAAGTGGTATCTGTACAAATAACTATAGCGAAATATAGAATTTGTCTCAAAGCATTAACAGCTAGTTGTTCTAAATTATAAGGACTTTATGTTAATCGTATGGAAGTCAGTTGcttaaatttaattaataattgacTTCTTTTTTGCAGGGTTGGTTATCAGGCCAAACTCTTTGAATATAATTTTCAACAGGTCAAACCCCGCTGAATATGGGCTATTTGTCCAACATCTAGAATCATTTCTGCATCGTAAGTGCTGTACACGTTCTCTCCAAGTGTTTTCTGATCTTGGGACTGCAACTCCAGTCATTATGGTTTAAATCTGTAATAATTAAGTTAACATTACCCCAACTCAAACATGTTCTGTCCCTTTTTCTACGTCTCTGTCTCCCTTTCTTTACCAATTGTCCGTGTCCAGAGTATAACGACTCAGAACAAGCTAAAAATGACTTGTGCATGGCGGGTCAGTACTCTGAGCAGGATGAGGAACTTCAGAAGAAGGTGTGCCAGTTCAGGAGGAGTTTACTCCATCGTTGCTCTGGTATGGAGGACTCCACCTTTGGCTATGCTGCGGGACATCCATGTGTTATTGTCAAGATGAACAGGGTGAGTGACCTCATTTCATTCTCAATTATCAAATTGGCACCAATGTACccaaacatatatttcaaaatggtGGGGTATCCATGTCTATTTACAGTTAGAGGGAGATTCACTCTGATATTGCATTATTCGTAACCCTCAGGTCATTGGTCTTAAGCCTACCGGAGATCCATACATCAACTGCACATCAAAGGTAAATAATTGACCTGTTTAATGTAAGTGCATGTAAAAATCATAGATTGATTCTAAGTTCTGAGAGATATTAGCCTATATTTGTTCAGAAACACATTCTagatgtaaatgtttgtgtgtgtggagttTATGTGATTTAAAGCTGCAATTTGTAAGAGAAATCTGGACAATGAAACTCACAAAGCAAAAAcacctcaaaacaaacaggtatcCTACACTTTTGAAACTGATTAAGCTCCTATAATGGCAATTTCTCAGAGTAATCACAACCAAAACAGATCAATGCTTTGGCTTCAATAGGTTCTTCTAGTGGTTGGGTAAATAAAAAGCCCCCTTATCACTTGTGTATTTAAGCATatgtttacattgtttgctcatctacaatacatctataagacataTGTCAACaagtatgtctcagatgtcaataagacactcagcagatgtctttgagacatttatgatttagattctttgtaaatgtgatcttttaagatgtttagcagatgaaaagatctaaaacagacatctcggataTGTACATGTACTATCTGGGTAAGTTCCCCCTGCTAAGTCTTAATTCCTCTCAAGGTTTCTTCCACATCTTAGGGAGTTTTTCATTGCCATCGTTACCTTTGTTGTGCTCAATAGGGCTTGTAAGCACTTTACgtctttgtaaagctgcttcaGAACAATATGTGACCTGCACCAGTCATTTTGACCCAGTAACACATTTTGAGTCAAATGCACTAATGCAAACAGTAAAGTCTCAACTTTCTCATGATATAACTATgatcccatttacacctggtatcaaTTGGCATTTTTGGTGAGcaaatcacatgtggtcagtgctaaatcaCAAAACACACATATGATTGTGGTCAAAAACAAATATGACCTCATTGCAtatgaggtgtaaatgctaatccatacTGTATGTGTCCCCTCACCTCTCAATCAACTGCTGCGATaagcaagagtttaaactttgccggttacgagcggctttaaaaggaaataactgtccaatcGGGAAATGTATAAAAGcagatatatacacaaacacaagaaCTTCACTGATCTTCtacagtgtgtctgaaatcaacatgcagggacacttatgaTAAGCACGAACAGCTGCAGCTCAGGTTTACACAGGTATTCTGCTAAAATAACgataattttgctcgaaatgttgcttttgtgcttagattaaatttcagatgcatctgggagaaatagcatgctgttttttcacactttctttgtcttttcggactttgttgcgctttaatgtcatgcagtaacactctgacatagtgattgatgtatgtcgtcatgaagcAGAGTCCCTctcctccaaatccgatcactgTGGAGCAGAACTTCCCACCCTTAACCTTATACCACTGATACCTGTTTGGATGTTTGTAattattactgttttatgaaCTTTTCTCATGGATTTCAGCTTTAAGGTTTgacttatactgtatgttgttgtgTCACCTCCCTGGATTTCTAATTGTTAGTCCGTCCTCTCTCACGAaagtgctttgtttttttttttcctatttctccctgtctttttttctttttctctcatgTCTCTATTGCATGCTGTCAGTTGAACTCCTTAGTAAAGTGATAGgtaagatttattgtattaatggtCTCCCTCATTCTCCCGATCTCTCTCGTTTTCCAGTCACGATGATTGAGCATGTCCATATTATATGCTGTTAATACAAATAACTTCTTGCATGATCTCTATTTGGAAATTAACAAAGCAGTCTTTTCCAGTGACTCAGGTGCTAAAGACGGACAGCTAGTAGTTGGACAAATAGTAATTAATTTAGCATGGCAAAGCAGAAGCATGACTTTTAATGCTTGTTCTGCCCTGTTTCTCATTCAGTGAAGGGGTTGTTTATTACATCAGCTTTGTCTACTCTCTGCTGGATTTCATTATGTACTGCATTCAAAatctatttaaaggtgcactcagtatttttttttgtttatgttttgcagGCCGATATGgcagttgtcttggacttacactgacacctagtggtgcggatgcagcatcacacaaaagcaaaagttttcagttactgatgccattgtagaaatgcgctATTTGCACTCAGCCATTCTTAATTTATTCCACTCGTGAATGTGTTCTTTAACAGGGGGTTACCAAGAtgaagtgagtagtattcagagGGCCATGTGAACTCAATATGTCTGCCCTCAAAAGGTGACCCgctcaatgtaaaataaaacagactAAAATCAGACcgtaatatatttttcaaaagtactattcattgCTTCATGTGGGAAACTTTtatactgagtgcacatttaaatgcCGCTTTATATGTTATTTGGAGGACTTGCATTAGTGTTAAAATTACATCAGACTGCATCATCCACTCTCGCCCAGTGGCAGTGTGTCCTCTAGTTGTTTGACGGTCTCCTTTCTATCTATTAAGAGTGAGAAACCTCTCCGGATGCAGTACTTCCCCCATGACGGGACTATCGATAGGATGTACTTCCCTTACTATGGTAAAAAGGCACATGTAAGTATGAAGCTGAGTACATGCTTAAAGATTTGATTTTGAAAtcaaattacatttctgtcattctGTCAGTGTGCtgggtgaaaaataataataataataaataaacagaaaccaaaactaattaaaaaattgAGTATGTTTAGTAAAGTATACTCTGTTTTCCTGTCCATCTATAGGAGGGCTATGTTCAGCCTCTGGTTGCTGTAAAGCTGTTGCTTATGAAGGAAGACTACAACTCTGAGCTGACTGTAGAATGCAGGTTAGAGGGCTCTAACCTTAAGAACAATGACGAGCGTGACAAGTTTCTTGGACGTGTCACCTTTCGGGTCCTGGTGACTGAGTAAACCGGTAGCTGGTGCGGACGCGAAAGGGGAACTTGCACTACTTTTCTTCCTGTTGTCCCTGTTCTCCTCTTAAACTCTCCAATATACTTCAGGACTTCATTTAATCCTCCACAGACAAGGCATGACTGATTCATTATTTCTTTAATGTCCCATTTTAATATGTCTTAACAGGATCTCTGTTTAGTCTCCTACCGAGCACATTCTCCTCCTGAAGACGTGACTAtaactgaaaatgtaaatgtattttcccCCATGCCACTCATTCCCTAGATATTTTGAATTCTTGAAAATAATTGCATTGTACCCTCAAAGGGATTTTGTTTACAATGTGATTGATTAGACAGGGGTTAGTCAGTACCTTAATCCTTGgttggtgtttttgtgtttgttttgttttgctctcTGTGAATATATTTAATGATCGTATTGTAAAACTACTGTAAGATTTATGTTGAAAAGTGACATTATATGACACATTTTAGACTTATGAAATATTTCAAGGAATACAATTTGTAACAAATGATTTTTATAACCTCTGCATGGATCTTGGTTCATGTAGATGCCTGAGCCATTTAACATCTTGGTATAAATGctattttgacaaataaaaacaaaaaagcttgTAGTGGCTGTATATTTTCTGTTGTATTTATATTCACATATGTTAAATTCAGAGTCTACCACACGATGGCGCTAGGACACAATGTTGTGTAGTAAAGAAGGGATGAAACGcttacaccagtggttctcaacctttttgaataaacgccccccccacacacacacactttattccCTTAGCTGatgacagaaactaataataaaagtgatatttttattatatttaaaaaaataataagtgaaaagaccagtcatattgcatattttgtcccactgaaatgctcattctacagtATGGTATTGATTTTGAGTTTGAAAATGTGTAAATTTTCTGGTAT from Myxocyprinus asiaticus isolate MX2 ecotype Aquarium Trade chromosome 5, UBuf_Myxa_2, whole genome shotgun sequence harbors:
- the atp1b3a gene encoding sodium/potassium-transporting ATPase subunit beta-3a isoform X2, with translation MFTFTMWAMLQTLNENTPKYRDRVASPGLVIRPNSLNIIFNRSNPAEYGLFVQHLESFLHQYNDSEQAKNDLCMAGQYSEQDEELQKKVCQFRRSLLHRCSGMEDSTFGYAAGHPCVIVKMNRVIGLKPTGDPYINCTSKSEKPLRMQYFPHDGTIDRMYFPYYGKKAHEGYVQPLVAVKLLLMKEDYNSELTVECRLEGSNLKNNDERDKFLGRVTFRVLVTE
- the atp1b3a gene encoding sodium/potassium-transporting ATPase subunit beta-3a isoform X1; amino-acid sequence: MSKNSEKPGEGKEPESSWKDAIYNPITGELFGRTARNWGLILLFYLVFYGFLTVMFTFTMWAMLQTLNENTPKYRDRVASPGLVIRPNSLNIIFNRSNPAEYGLFVQHLESFLHQYNDSEQAKNDLCMAGQYSEQDEELQKKVCQFRRSLLHRCSGMEDSTFGYAAGHPCVIVKMNRVIGLKPTGDPYINCTSKSEKPLRMQYFPHDGTIDRMYFPYYGKKAHEGYVQPLVAVKLLLMKEDYNSELTVECRLEGSNLKNNDERDKFLGRVTFRVLVTE